The Lytechinus pictus isolate F3 Inbred chromosome 15, Lp3.0, whole genome shotgun sequence genome contains a region encoding:
- the LOC135156798 gene encoding golgin subfamily A member 1-like → MVKEAQLKAQKEVNEAELTMANQQLTEVKRQFMESKKQLQDKVASLEAKVIAVETARDFDKSASEHKLARLDSINEEFLEKEIEHEKQVSILEEELDRLKKSLSSSEAKLHQLQADLESANTRAEESQTNTQETESLISRQKEQLSILHASVKEKEQHIKKHESEHQSLQQTNESLKQRQEELEKSHKLSHEEAQKIVFEKTETVSVLQQSLNEKGEELALITQKLQELEAKLTRVEAEAQARIEETEMNGHIELQNQERLKQTVESLEQQLVDKNKTVKMQQQRLSDLKKTLQRELKVQTIAGYESPEEALRGNDTQVDKNKLSIPANNFHGSNSNLTQSTVLTDQDGGLSRSDFREINFQYLRHVVFTFMSSTDYEAKQLLKAVSTVLELTPKEESMIRKTLDWKTSWFGPKPAMKKLVQVATPGSGMR, encoded by the exons ATGGTGAAGGAGGCCCAGCTAAAAGCGCAG AAAGAAGTGAACGAAGCAGAACTAACAATGGCCAATCAGCAGCTGACAGAGGTTAAGAGACAATTCATGGAATCCAAAAAACAACTCCAGGACAAGGTCGCATCCTTGGAGGCTAAGGTCATCGCCGTGGAAACGGCACGAGATTTCGACAAAAGTGCCTCAGAACACAAACTG GCAAGATTAGATTCCATAAATGAGGAATTTCTTGAAAAGGAGATTGAGCATGAAAAGCAGGTTTCAATTCTAGAGGAAGAACTGGATAGATTAAAA AAATCCTTATCTTCATCTGAGGCTAAGCTACACCAACTACAGGCTGATTTGGAGAGTGCTAATACAAGGGCCGAAGAATCACAAACAAAT ACCCAAGAAACAGAGAGTTTGATATCAAGACAGAAGGAACAGCTTTCAATACTTCATGCGTCTGTCAAAGAGAAAGAGCAACACATCAAGAAGCATGAATCAG AGCATCAATCATTACAGCAAACTAATGAAAGTCTGAAGCAAAGACAAGAGGAGCTGGAGAAATCGCATAAACTTTCACACGAGGAGGCGCAAAAAATTGTCTTTGAGAAAACGGAAACCGTCAGTGTCTTACAGCAATCACTCAATGAGAAAGGAGAGGAATTGGCTCTTATAACACAGAAg CTTCAAGAGCTTGAGGCCAAACTGACAAGGGTAGAAGCCGAAGCTCAGGCGAGGATAGAGGAGACGGAGATGAACGGTCATATAGAGCTGCAG AACCAAGAGAGGTTAAAGCAGACGGTGGAGAGTTTGGAGCAGCAGCTGGTCGATAAGAATAAAACGGTCAAGATGCAACAGCAGAGATTATCGGACCTCAAGAAAACATTACAGAGAGAACTA AAAGTGCAAACCATCGCCGGCTACGAGTCACCTGAGGAAGCTCTCCGTGGCAACGACACCCAGGTCGACAAGAACAAGCTCTCCATCCCCGCGAACAACTTCCACGGCAGCAATAGCAACCTGACGCAATCAACAGTATTAACCGATCAAGATGGGGGCCTATCAAGGTCCGACTTCAGAGAGATCAACTTCCAATACCTCAGACATGTTGTCTTTACATTTATGAGCTCCACGGATTATGAG GCCAAGCAATTGTTGAAGGCCGTTTCTACCGTCCTGGAGCTGACGCCAAAGGAAGAAAGCATGATCAGAAAAACATTAGATTGGAAG ACATCATGGTTTGGGCCGAAACCGGCGATGAAGAAACTAGTCCAGGTCGCCACACCAGGGTCGGGGAtgcgatga